The following coding sequences are from one Neovison vison isolate M4711 chromosome X, ASM_NN_V1, whole genome shotgun sequence window:
- the ZNF275 gene encoding zinc finger protein 275: MGEEAQPQEMASSSSPQAGEPSPEVKQNRDAGGRGGSPQDLPIEHHFSCKECGDAFRLKVLLVQHQRIHSEEKGWECGDCGSVFRGVSEFNEHRKSHVAAEPQPGPSRALEEAAEPRGPAEREAKPFECEECGKRFKKNAGLSQHLRVHSREKPFDCEECGRSFKVSTHLFRHQKLHTAEKPFACKACGRDFPDRQELLKHQRAHTGHLPFDCDDCGKSFRGVNGLAEHQRIHSGAKPYGCPHCGKLFRRSSELTKHRRIHTGEKPYECGQCGKAFRQSSSLLEHQRIHTGERPYGCGDCGKAFRGPSDLIKHRRIHSGLKPYECDKCGKAFRRSSGLSRHRRTHSGARRCECGECGRVFKRRSALQKHQPSHRD; encoded by the coding sequence ATGGGCGAAGAAGCGCAGCCGCAGGAGATGGCCTCCAGCAGCTCCCCGCAGGCCGGCGAGCCCAGCCCCGAGGTCAAGCAGAACAGGGACGCTGGGGGTCGGGGGGGCAGCCCTCAGGACCTGCCTATAGAGCATCACTTCTCCTGTAAGGAGTGTGGGGATGCCTTTCGGCTCAAGGTCCTCCTGGTGCAGCACCAGAGGATTCACAGCGAGGAGAAGGGCTGGGAGTGCGGCGATTGCGGGAGCGTCTTCCGGGGGGTCTCCGAGTTCAACGAGCACCGCAAGAGCCACGTGGCTGCCGAGCCGCAGCCGGGCCCCAGCCGCGCCCTGGAAGAGGCCGCAGAGCCACGGGGGCCGGCGGAGAGGGAGGCGAAGCCCTTCGAGTGCGAGGAATGTGGGAAGAGGTTCAAGAAGAACGCGGGCCTCAGCCAGCACCTGCGCGTGCACAGCCGGGAGAAGCCCTTCGACTGCGAGGAGTGCGGCCGCTCGTTCAAGGTGAGCACGCACCTGTTCCGTCACCAGAAGCTGCACACGGCCGAGAAGCCGTTCGCCTGCAAGGCGTGCGGCCGCGACTTCCCGGATCGCCAGGAGCTGCTCAAGCACCAGCGCGCGCACACGGGCCACCTGCCCTTCGACTGCGACGACTGCGGCAAGTCGTTCCGCGGCGTCAACGGCCTGGCGGAGCACCAGCGCATCCACAGCGGCGCCAAGCCGTACGGCTGCCCGCACTGCGGCAAGCTCTTCCGGAGGAGCTCGGAGCTCACCAAGCACCGGCGCATCCACACCGGCGAGAAGCCGTACGAGTGCGGCCAGTGCGGCAAGGCCTTCCGCCAGAGCTCCAGCCTGCTGGAGCACCAGCGCATCCACACGGGCGAGCGGCCGTACGGCTGCGGCGACTGCGGCAAGGCCTTCCGCGGGCCGTCCGACCTCATCAAGCACCGGCGCATCCACAGCGGACTCAAGCCGTACGAGTGCGACAAGTGCGGCAAGGCCTTCCGCCGGAGCTCGGGCCTGAGTCGCCACCGCAGGACCCACAGCGGAGCGCGGCGCTGCGAGTGCGGCGAGTGTGGCCGCGTGTTCAAGAGGCGGTCGGCGCTGCAGAAGCACCAGCCGAGCCACCGCGACTAG